In a single window of the Antennarius striatus isolate MH-2024 chromosome 3, ASM4005453v1, whole genome shotgun sequence genome:
- the ak8 gene encoding adenylate kinase 8, whose product MDDSVGPLRIPPQMSAYADKHNLFHLLQRMLTSLLTDKPEDPISYLIRLLQTTDVPKIMLLGPPAVGKHSVAKKLSAELGVVHVTTDSLLDDQSELSTQAREYTLTQQEVPAELLIQLIKQRLNGADCFSQGWVMEGIPQNYLQGLMLQQAGVCPKHVVLLEAPDDVLVERARGRMVDPQTGDIYHQSFLWPADDAVAERLEKREDLTEEQRLAEVRRYRCEVTTLAAAYQDVLKVVNSDQPITDVYQQVVTFVKTRRYYRTPRVLLLGPPGSGKSHQARQLSNKYKMVDVSCSQLLRAAAADGSAVGAEIQSYLVADQPVPDSLVLKVLDERLSRLDCASRGWILHGFPKDLEQGKSLEESQHQPNRVYFLEVTDDVCLDRITLKATDPVTGERYHALTRPAPNSEVQKRLKTRPQDSVPRVTLKLKVYRRHAAGLRSIYPDAVHIEGDQDFQSVFEALESRLTAD is encoded by the exons atggatGACTCGGTGGGCCCGTTGAGGATTCCTCCCCAGATGTCCGCCTACGCGGACAAACACAACCTCTTCCACCTGCTGCAG cgcATGCTGACGAGTCTGCTGACCGATAAGCCTGAAGATCCGATCTCCTACCTGATCAGGCTGCTGCAGACCACAGACG tCCCCAAGATAATGTTACTCGGTCCTCCTGCTGTTGGGAAACACTCAGTG GCTAAAAAGCTGAGTGCTGAGCTGGGAGTCGTCCATGTGACCACTGACAGTCTATTGgatgaccaatcagagctgagcaCACAAGCGCGCgagtacacactcacacaacag GAGGTTCCTGCTGAGCTGCTGATCCAACTGATCAAGCAGAGACTGAACGGCGCCGACTGCTTCAGccag GGTTGGGTGATGGAAGGAATCCCTCAGAATTATCTGCAGGGTTTGATGCTCCAGCAGGCTGGAGTCTGTCCTAAACATGTTG tgttgcTGGAGGCTCCTGATGACGTGTTGGTGGAGAGGGCCCGGGGCCGGATGGTCGACCCTCAGACTGGAG aTATCTACCATCAGTCGTTCCTCTGGCCTGCTGATGATGCCGTCGCTGAGCGTCTGGAGAAAAGGGAGGACCTGACAGAGGAGCAGAGATTGGCTGAAGTGCGGCGCTACCGCTGTGAGGTCACAACTCTGGCCGCAGCCTATCAGGACGTCCTGAAGGTCGTCAACAGTGACCAACCAATCACTGACGTCTACCAACAAG TGGTGACTTTCGTCAAGACCCGTCGTTACTACAGAACTCCCAGAGTCCTCTTGTTGGGTCCACCAGGGTCAGGCAAGAGTCATCAGGCCAGGCAGCTGTCAAACAAATACAAGATGGTGgatg TGAGTTGCAGCCAGCTGCTCCGGGCTGCAGCAGCGGATGGTTCTGCTGTGGGAGCAGAGATCCAGTCCTACCTGGTCGCCGACCAGCCCG TTCCAGACTCACTGGTGCTGAAGGTTCTAGACGAGCGTCTGAGCCGACTGGACTGTGCCAGCAGAGGCTGGATCCTCCACGGCTTCCCCAAAGACCTGGAGCAGGGAAAGAGCCTGGAGGAGAGCCAGCACCAGCCCAACAG AGTTTATTTCCTGGAGGTGACAGATGATGTTTGTCTGGACAGAATCACCCTCAAAGCGACTGACCCGGTCACAGGGGAGAG gtACCATGCTCTGACTCGACCAGCTCCAAACTCTGAGGTCCAGAAAAGGCTGAAGACCCGACCCCAAGACAGCGTCCCCAGAGTGACACTCAAGCTGAAGGTGTACAGGAGGCACGCTGCGGGCCTgcgg tcTATTTATCCAGATGCAGTTCATATTGAGGGGGATCAGGACTTTCAATCAGTGTTTGAGGCTCTGGAGAGCAGATTGACAGCTGATtga